CCCGCTGATCCTGCTTGACAGCTGAAGTAGTCTAGTAGTATGCACGATCTGCCTGTCACGAGGAGTTATGTTACATACGCGTCTGATGAAGTGAAAAATAATCTTGCGTATTTTTCACTTTTCATGTAAACTCAAGAATTATTTTCTGTTGTACGGCTGTTTGTAAGCAATGTATGCGATTAGCACACACATCTGAAAACAAAGCGAGATGAGTACAACAAAGCGCTAAGAGGACGAGTAGAAGAAGGAGGTATTGAGTACCAAAGCTACGAGATGTTTTTGGTCGGTTGTTGAACATGTACTACGGCTGGAGAGATCGCATTATATGTATCATCTCGTGGTCCTTTCTATGCTTGGCGAGTGCAAGCGCGTTCATTCATTTTCACACATATTTTGGTACCCCGCGCAACCAACCATTCATCGGCTTATCGAGGTGTTGGACAACAGCTGCTACACCCATGCATTCTGTATTgctgatttttttgatcaggaaaaaacaaacaGTCGCAGACAGAAGTTTAAGCCCTATTTGCGAAGCCCTAAGTATCGAAATTTTGAGTCTTAAAGAACAGCTAACTATAGCTGTACGGACTAGTCCTTGCTGCAGAATCTCGCATGTTCAAGTGCCGCCTTCGTTCGTTCGTAATCTTTCTGCCAATATTGGTCTTCGTGGGCGTAAAGTTGATCTTGCGACGACCCGTTAGGTGGAATAAACCAGTAGTTAACTGCGACGTGAATGCGGTCATCAGCACTGGCGGTCTGTTCGTTGCCAAAAGAGGTCACTTCGTGGAACCAACCTGTAGGAAGATACAGCATCTCTCCTGGCCGGAGATCGACAGTTAATCTATTAGCTTCGAAAAACATAGGccacttttcaagagcaacCTTCTTAATCTCGGCCCGAAGACCCTCGTCTTTAACTTTGTCTAGATGTACGACCGTAGGTATGATGCTAGAGAATGACGGAGGATCTAGCTTTGAGTCAATGCTCGAACTGCAGACACTGTCAGCTTCGATAACCCGCTCCAAATTTTGCCGCTGATCAGCTGTCAATGATGAATTGAATTCTAGCTCATTCTTAGCGACTTCTGCTTCAATGGCCCCATCATCTCGCAGCGTTCTCCAAAAAGGTGCAGTTTCGCATCTTGCGTAGTCTATAACACCCGAATCATAAACTTTGCGTATTGTCCCAACGGTGTACATCTTGGCGGCATCCCTaggagaaaaaagagtgaaCCGCTTGCGGCCGCTGATAGGCACGTAGATGTTATCTGCGTGATCGTGATGGAGCCCAGAAGATGAGCCTCCACCTGGGATTGCCCTGCCAAGACCCAgttttggagcagaagGATCGAACccctccaaaaacttgtcaCTGGAGCCGATATTTCCACTAGATCCAACCCAAAGGTTTATTTGCTGTGGAATTAGGGAGTTGAGGAAGCTTGGAGTTTCCGGCAATTGCTCAATAAGGTTGTCCATTGGAGGCTGGTAAAGTTCTTTAACTCTTGCATCAGCTTCGAATTGAGTGAGAGGACCTGTGCTCAATTGTGCAATAACATCCTTGCTATCGTGGCTTTCTCCATCCATGCTTTCGGCGCCATTCAAGTCTTCGAAATCATCATGAGCATTACTGAAATCGAAGGAGCCCGCATCTGAGATGTCACCAGCGCTTCCAAACCCCCCATCGGTTTCTTTTGTGTCATCTTCATtgtcatcgtcatcttcCGCATATTCTTCTGTATTTTCGCCTACGTCCGATGCATCATCTCTGTCGGGGTCGTC
This is a stretch of genomic DNA from Lachancea thermotolerans CBS 6340 chromosome D complete sequence. It encodes these proteins:
- a CDS encoding KLTH0D01232p (conserved hypothetical protein), whose protein sequence is MSKRPLNTNVIDGSKRPSSLNSEICNSYPGYCPGFGSVTVDEINVPSSKEEIDLFYQNYVLRRRPCKFKGVSSKEVLSEPLSPLNLVKTLPEQTILQVERKVQGGFGSGEKRLKMTLGELVERLRSGDEQLYLTTQYAEDDPDRDDASDVGENTEEYAEDDDDNEDDTKETDGGFGSAGDISDAGSFDFSNAHDDFEDLNGAESMDGESHDSKDVIAQLSTGPLTQFEADARVKELYQPPMDNLIEQLPETPSFLNSLIPQQINLWVGSSGNIGSSDKFLEGFDPSAPKLGLGRAIPGGGSSSGLHHDHADNIYVPISGRKRFTLFSPRDAAKMYTVGTIRKVYDSGVIDYARCETAPFWRTLRDDGAIEAEVAKNELEFNSSLTADQRQNLERVIEADSVCSSSIDSKLDPPSFSSIIPTVVHLDKVKDEGLRAEIKKVALEKWPMFFEANRLTVDLRPGEMLYLPTGWFHEVTSFGNEQTASADDRIHVAVNYWFIPPNGSSQDQLYAHEDQYWQKDYERTKAALEHARFCSKD